The Canis lupus baileyi chromosome 29, mCanLup2.hap1, whole genome shotgun sequence genome includes a region encoding these proteins:
- the LOC140621202 gene encoding uncharacterized protein isoform X1 — protein sequence MASEEYLPLKVPSQMATQASSVTFCENESQDPQKSKSLFVTEESTEKKVLRGESPSMDHCSENLQIKLMSDVIDLVSPLVSGETNCQNGQVKDPLDLFDCNYKDICGWKSQVVGRSHRGAHTEKAYNHYNLGKRSNNSSDGHPCEKIHTAEKLHRCSHCGKDFSEHSELLLHQRHHTEEKPYKCEQCGKGFTRSSSLLIHRAAHTDEKPYKCDKCGKGFTRSSSLLIHHAVHTGEKPYKCDKCGKGFSQSSKLHIHQRVHTGEKPYECGECGMSFSQRSNLHIHQRVHTGERPYKCGECGKGFSQSSNLHIHRCIHTGEKPFQCYECGKGFSQSSDLRIHLRVHTGEKPYHCGKCGKGFSQSSKLLIHQRVHTGEKPYECSKCGKGFSQSSNLHIHQRVHRKDPIK from the coding sequence ATGGCAAGTGAAGAATATTTGCCTTTGAAAGTCCCAAGCCAAATGGCCACACAGGCCTCCTCAGTGACATTCTGTGAAAATGAGTCTCAGGATCCTCAGAAAAGCAAAAGTCTGTTTGTAACTGAAGAAAGCACTGAGAAAAAAGTCTTGCGGGGAGAAAGTCCTTCCATGGACCACTGTTCAGAGAACCTTCAAATTAAACTTATGTCTGACGTAATAGACCTGGTCTCACCATTGGTCAGTGGTGAGACAAATTGCCAGAATGGCCAAGTGAAAGACCCTTTGGATCTCTTTGACTGTAACTATAAAGACATTTGTGGTTGGAAATCACAAGTGGTTGGTCGTAGTCATCGAGGAGCTCATACAGAGAAAGCTTATAACCATTACAACCTGGGGAAGAGAAGTAACAACAGCTCAGATGGTCATCCGTGTGAGAAAATCCACACTGCAGAGAAATTACACAGATGTAGTCACTGTGGTAAGGACTTCAGTGAGCACTCAGAACTACTACTTCATCAAAGACACCACACAGAAGAAAAGCCCTATAAATGTGAGCAGTGTGGGAAGGGCTTTACAAGGAGCTCCAGTCTTCTGATCCATAGAGCAGCCCACACAGATGAGAAACCCTATAAGTGTGACAAGTGTGGGAAAGGCTTCACAAGGAGTTCAAGTCTGCTCATTCATCACGCAGTCCATACAGGCGAGAAGCCTTATAAATGTGACAAGTGTGGAAAGGGCTTTAGTCAGAGCTCCAAACTGCATATCCACCAGCGAGTGCACACCGGTGAGAAGCCCTATGAGTGTGGGGAGTGTGGTATGAGTTTCAGTCAGCGCTCCAACCTGCACATCCACCAGCGAGTTCACACTGGGGAGAGGCCCTACAAGTGTGGGGAATGTGGGAAGGGCTTCAGTCAGAGTTCGAACCTTCACATTCACCGCTGCATACACACAGGTGAAAAGCCTTTCCAGTGCTATGAGTGTGGGAAGGGCTTCAGCCAGAGCTCTGATCTCCGCATCCATCTCAGAgtccacactggagagaagccctatcACTGTGGCAAGTGTGGAAAGGGATTTAGCCAGAGCTCAAAACTCCTCATCCACCAGAGAGTGCATACTGGAGAGAAGCCTTATGAATGCAGCAAGTGTGGGAAGGGTTTCAGCCAGAGCTCCAACCTCCACATCCACCAGCGGGTTCATAGGAAAGATCCCATTAAATAA